The nucleotide sequence TTGAACATGACGAAAGGGGAATATTCATAGACCAATAAAATGCAAGGTACCCTATTTAACATGAATGCACATATAGCGAACCACATGAAGTTATAGATCACTGACTTATAGTACATGTGAATAATGTTTTCTATCACTTAGAAGAGACACATGTGACATGGCCACAAAAGTTTCAAGACCTTTGCTTGCAAGAATCTAAGCAGAAACCCATTATAATGCTCTACCTAAAACAAAAGCTAAAGTTATATCAAAGTGACTTGAAAAAAAACTCTTTTTTTTATAACCAAAGTAACTTTGGTAACATGTGTATCTACAATTCTATATAGCACAAAGTATGCATAAACACATGAATACCATGTACTCTTTTAAGTCAGAATCATTGTATTGTATGAGGTATCTTCAATGAAGGAGGGTAGAAAAAAGTATACAAAGATTTCAAAAAGTGGAGTCTTGTGCAAGTTTAATAAGTTTATCTAGTAGTATGTGCTAAGCTTTTCTTGTTTGAATGGGCAAAGCAACCAATCCTTTTCATTAATTTTTCCTTCCAAATCACAAAGTATTCTTGGGGATATTCCTTAGTATACTTATCCATATTAAACTTCTCTTTGGATTCATATCATAAAATGATCACAATCacaaattacaattataatatttcataattcattcaattaaaaaaaaaaagcagTTTGATCATACCTTACCTTAATCCTTTATCTTCAATCCCTCTTACTGTATATCAAGCCTCACTCTTTTTAACCTTGACTTTGAGCACATCTTCAATGAAAGCTTCTACTCAATTCAAAAGCACAACATAAACATAATACAAGACAATAACCTAAAAGCTAAAACACCTCAAATTTAAGATAAATCGAATCAAAATAAACTGAATAACGAGCCAAGTGCATAAATAAACGCATCAATAAATATCAAAACACTGTGAATAATTTAATCttagctatttatagcaaaaatccaTAAACTTATTTCCTAATGAAATACAAGAACAATAAGTTTTCATTGTGGCTTCTTCAACATTTACTTGCCAGAAAACTGAAATGAAatcaaatatatttacaaaatacaAACAAGTTTACAACTTGAACCCCATCATAATCTAACAAGTTTGGTACTACCATTACCATGTCAAACCTTGCACATTACCATCTTGAAATACCATTTTGTTCATCCAAAATCCAAGTACTATTTCTCCTGGATGTCATCCTACCAAAAATTGTACTCGATAAACTCCTACTTCTATTCATCGAACCACCATTCCGTCCATTCGTACTCGAATTCGACCTACTTCTCCTAAACACCGAAAACATATTCCGAAACACTCTCCCAATTCCACTCTCTCTACTTGTCCTATACCTTCCAGACTCCCAAATAATCCTCCTAGGTGTACCGGAATTAGGGCTCAATCCGCCTTCCCCTTCCGCCGTATAAACTACCGGCAACTCTCGATCACCACCACCACTTCTTCTCCCACCGTTAAACCTACCTACCGCAAATCCGCCACCAGGTAATCTCCATATCGTTAATCCTACTTCTTCATTACTCGATTCTGTTGTAACAGAATTAGTTTCTGTTACAACAGAATCTGTAGGAAGTTCGTAACGGCATACAGGACACGAGTTTCGAATACTTAACCATGGAACAATACAATCAGAATGATATATATGTTTACAAGGCATTTCACGTACTTCAACACCTAAATCAAACGATTCAATACAAATTGCACAGTGTGACTCTTTGCTGACGTGTAGATTACTTACCTCAAACGTCGGTAACGATTCCACGGCGAATTTAGACGCCGGCGGCTGTTCCGATCGATTTAATCCGGTTATATCGATTTGCGATAACTGTTCAAGTAATCGATCGAATCCTGATCCCATTAAAAACTCCGACATCATTGCCGGTAAAGGCTGTAAGCCGGAACCAGCTCCATCATCGTAATACAGTTCAAAACCTCTATCTCCAGTACCGGAATCGTCGTTCGCACCGTCGGAAACACCACGAAGAACAATAACTGGATTGAACGGCGACCAGTCGCCGTTGTTACGTCGATTACGACGGCGAAGTCTCAGATCTGACCTGTTGTTACCGAGCATGTACATCGCGTTGGCCGGAAAACGACGACGGTTCGCCGGCGCAGTATAATCAACAGCTTCAATGAAACCGCCATCGCAGTGAGGACAAATGACTGTGGTTTCATTTGCTACTGTGATGAAACGTGTGCATCGGTAACACCAATACGACGCCGTTGGCATGTTTGACTAAATTGTTGATCGGTTGGTTTGACTACGGTCAATTTAGATCCGGAGGGTTGGTCGAGGAATTAAATAATATTTCGATTCCGGTAATCGGAAGAGGGATAAGATAGTGGATTGTGGGGCTTCGGTGTGATGAAATTGAGATAAATTTGGTTTATAATACTACagataaattatatatgtatgtatatgtatgtatccaCGGGTGATGATGATTTAACAGAGTTTTTGTACTTTTGTATTTGTATCCTATACAGGGTAGGTGCTCTTTTTTAAGATCGTTTGGATACAAGTAAAATACTACTCAGTATTTCAAAAAAGAGGTGATTCGTACACCACTAATTTTAGTCATACACTACTAAATATGCAGTAGACTGTTGTACAGTACAATATTTTAATGCAcgtttggtggtgtatggctaaaacttagtggtgtacgaatcagcacccatttcaaaaactttatcatttttttcctttttcttcttttttttttttttccaaaagcAAGATATCATTAACACGAGGGCCGCAAGGGGGGCCTAACCCAAATACAATTTACACGAACAAAAAACCACACAAAGAGACCGAGACTCAAGTTGCAGAGTAAGCAACTAtaaccaacaattaacaacaccaCATATGTAAACTAATATTCTAGATAACTCGAAGGATTGTTAAACCAATCGTGCCAAGTAATCTTCTTGTGCTTgtacctgtaacgacccggaaattttcgaccaaatttaaacttaatctttatatgattttgatacgataagcagagtatgtaatgttgagtctagaaaattttgaaacgatgtttatatatttctgctctcgacgattcacgaacaattga is from Rutidosis leptorrhynchoides isolate AG116_Rl617_1_P2 chromosome 10, CSIRO_AGI_Rlap_v1, whole genome shotgun sequence and encodes:
- the LOC139872101 gene encoding E3 ubiquitin-protein ligase RDUF2-like; translated protein: MPTASYWCYRCTRFITVANETTVICPHCDGGFIEAVDYTAPANRRRFPANAMYMLGNNRSDLRLRRRNRRNNGDWSPFNPVIVLRGVSDGANDDSGTGDRGFELYYDDGAGSGLQPLPAMMSEFLMGSGFDRLLEQLSQIDITGLNRSEQPPASKFAVESLPTFEVSNLHVSKESHCAICIESFDLGVEVREMPCKHIYHSDCIVPWLSIRNSCPVCRYELPTDSVVTETNSVTTESSNEEVGLTIWRLPGGGFAVGRFNGGRRSGGGDRELPVVYTAEGEGGLSPNSGTPRRIIWESGRYRTSRESGIGRVFRNMFSVFRRSRSNSSTNGRNGGSMNRSRSLSSTIFGRMTSRRNSTWILDEQNGISRW